The DNA sequence CTGCCGCTCCGCTGGACGGTCGGTCCGTGAACGGGATTTCTGTTTCAGCGAGTCGAGCCCGGATCCCCCGGATCGCGGGATGATCCGCCGACGAGCGCGGTAAACGCGGTACTCGGGACGGTCTGGATCGGATTTCTTCCCGTCTTGAGACATGGAGCGCTAGGAACAGTGAACTGATGAGGCAAGTGGAAACGGTTGGACTTGATCTGGGCGGCACCAAGCTCGCCACCGGGGTGGTAGCCGGAAAACCCGAGGCGGTCTGGAGCAACCAGATCTCGTCGAAGGGATATTCGCAGCTGGAGCTGGTTGACCTGCTCGCGGACCAGATCAACCGGGCACACAGCGAACGACCGGGAGTTGTCGCCGCCGGGATCGGGGTACCGGCAACGATCGATTTCGACCGTGGCCACGTGGTCAGCACGGTCAACCTCGACCTCGAGGACCTGCCGCTGCGCGACCTGGTGGCAGAGAAGGTCGGGCTGCCGGTGGTGATCGACAACGACGCGAACCTGGCAATGCTGGCCGAGGCCACATTCGGGGCGGCAAGGGGGGCCGCAAACGCCCTGCTCTTGACTATCGGCACCGGAATCGGCGGCGGGATCTGGATCGACGGCAAGCTCTACCGGGGTGCCGGCGGGGCGGGAGCCGAGCTCGGTCACATCGTGGTCGAGATCGACGGTCACCGATGCCAGGGAAACTGCCCCGGACTCGGGTGTGTCGAGGCGATGGCATCGGGCACCGCGATCGGCCGCCACGGCCGGGAGGCGGCGGAGAAGTATCCCGAATCGC is a window from the Solirubrobacterales bacterium genome containing:
- a CDS encoding ROK family protein, which codes for MRQVETVGLDLGGTKLATGVVAGKPEAVWSNQISSKGYSQLELVDLLADQINRAHSERPGVVAAGIGVPATIDFDRGHVVSTVNLDLEDLPLRDLVAEKVGLPVVIDNDANLAMLAEATFGAARGAANALLLTIGTGIGGGIWIDGKLYRGAGGAGAELGHIVVEIDGHRCQGNCPGLGCVEAMASGTAIGRHGREAAEKYPESLLGKMAAEGDRIEGPQVAEAARQGDAAALEVVDLTGHYLGNALVSLANIFQPEVIVLGGGVIALGEHLLEPTRKVVRERALKPMNETPVVAAELGPAAGMIGAAELGRLAWEGAVS